In the genome of Halorubrum sp. CBA1229, the window TTCTATGACTCGACTGGGCCGGAATCTCGCGTGAAAACTTCGAACCTTTATATAGTGGACAGGTGAATTCCGCGATGGAATGTCTGACCTAATCGTCAAAGCAGCCGTGAAGGACGCACTCTCGGACAACAACGTCTCGGCAGATTTCTACGACGCCCTCAATGAAGAGGTCGCCGAACTGCTCGACGACGCCGCGGAGCGTGCCGAGGCCAACGACCGGAAGACGGTCCAGCCCCGCGATCTGTAGGCCTACATAACGCAGCCAAGCCCGTCACTCGAACGTAGCTTTTTGAGGTTCCTGTTCAGAAGTTAGGAAACGAAGATGGCGGACGCACCGGATACCGAACGGCAGGCGGTCGAACCCGACGCGAAAGAGGTCCTCAGCGTGTCACAGCTGAACGACCGGATTGCGTCAGTCGTCGAGGATGCGCCTGCCCTCGACGGTGTCCGCTGTATCGGCGAAGTCACCGATCTCCACAAAAACAGTACGGCACTCTACTTCACCCTCACTGACGGCGACGCCGAGCTCCCATGTATGATCTGGGCGAACCGCTATCGGAAGATGGACGCCGAGCTCGAGGATGGGACCGAGGTCATCCTCGAAGGCGATATCGACTACTGGACTGAAGGTGGGAAAATCGACCTCAAGCCGTGGGAGGTGATCGTCGTCGGCGACGGCGACCAAGCAGCTGCTGTCGAGCGGCTGCGAAGCGAACTCGAAGAGCGTGGCTGGTTCGACGACGAGCAGAAACAGCGCCCGCCGGCGTTCCCAGAGCGAGTCGGTGTCGTGACCTCCCTCCGGGGCGACGCTCGCTACGACATCCAGAGCGCGATCCACGAGCAGGACCCCACCGTCGACATCCTGGTGAAGGATGCGACCGTCCAAGGGTCAGAGGCCCCGACGTCGATCGCGAACGGGATTCACCATCTGGACCGCTCCGAGGACGTCGATTCGATTATCGTCGGCCGCGGCGGTGGGAGCGATTCGAACCTTCAGGCGTTCAACACCGAGCGGGTCGCGGAAGCGATCTTCACCGCGAACACCCCGATCGTCACGGCAATTGGCCATACTGACGACCGACTGATCGCGGACCGGGTGGCGGATATGGCCGCGATCACACCGACAGCGGCCGGCGAGTACATCGCCAAGTCTCGGAATGACTTCCTGGCTAGCGACATTGACCCGCTTGAGCAACAGCTTGAGGCCGCGTACGAGACGTTTGAACAGGAGCACGAACACGAACAGGAATTGGCCGAGGCAGTCGAAGAGGCGACCGCGCCTGAGGGTCTGTCGCCGGTTTACTACAAGGTTGCAATTGTCGTGCTCCTAGTGCTGTTGCTGCTCATTACTGCACTCTGGCTGGGGGTGATCTAAGCGATGGCGAAAGACTCGGACATCAGAAGTCGGATGAACCGCATCGAAGAGATTATCGACCAACTCGATGCGGATGAGGTATCACTTAATGAAGGGAGTGAGCTGTACGAGGAAGGGCAGGAGTTGCTGACTGAAATCCGCGAGCGACTCCACGAAGGCCAGGGCGAGGTCATCGAGATCGAATGAGGAACGGGGACAGTATCGACCGTTTCTCCGCGTTAACCAACAGTCTGCGGTTAATCACGAGCTTGTTGGTTCAGGTCGCTGGCCACGGCTACCCTTCAGGCTTAACTGCGATGTCCTCCCATCTCGAACTGTTCGACGGTAGTTCCAATGTTCCATGAGACGGTTCTGATATTCGGCGTCTACCTACTCGCGTGTGGTGTGGCGTGGATCCTCCACGAGTCCGCACACTACGCCGTTCACAGGCTCTATGCGGAATCAGTCTCGTTCGGTGTCAATCGACGTGGTCCATACGTCGACGCCGTTTACGCCCCGTCTGCTCCGACAGTCGCTATCCGACTCGGTTCGATCGCGCCGACTCTCCTCTATACCCCTATTGTCGTACTCGGAATTGGAGCCTATCTCTCGTCGAATCCGGTTCCACAGTTGGATCCAGTCGGGTGGTCGCTTGTCGCCGTTCCCCTCGTGATTTTGACTTTTCCGACTGGTGCTGATATCCAAGCGTGTCTCAACGCCTCAGAATAGCGTTTTTTAACGTGTATTCGGTCGGCGTCAGACAAACACTTCATTAGTTACATAGTCAGATTTTAAGAAAGTCATTGGCCGTCAGTATTTAGTAGATAAGACGCAAGTATGTGCAAATGTATCATGGCACAAGCCAGTCCCCGCAGTACCCCCCGTGAAACTGATATGGACGAGCGGTCCTCCGTGTCAGTTGAAGCGTGGTTGGAGGCGGTCAGTAGAGAACTGGATCCCGCCGAGTGCGAGGACCTCTCCGAACTCGGCATCTACTCGATCCACGAACACAGCAGCGCCCGCACGATCACCCTTCCCGAGGACGCGGACGAGTTCGAGGACGCGACGACGGTAAAGCAGTACTATTTCGAGGGCGAGGATTGCCCGCTTCTCATCGTTGCTCCGCTGCAGGTCTAAGTCGCCCTGTGGGTCGCAGATCAGCAGTCGGTGTCATCTTCTTTGTGGTCGGAATAGAACTGGATGAGGTACTGGAATCGACCTGTATCACTCGTGAATGAGTCGAGTTCTTCCTGTAACCACTCGTATTTGTCCTGCGGGATTCGCATATTGATTCGGGCCACATCGTCGCTAACATCCGAGCTGGAGTTACTGGCGCTGGTTGCTGTGTCTGCGTCTGACATTAGTTCGACCCAAGCTATGCGGTCGCATATATCCCAGTAGAATGAGAACTTCTCTATAGAACTTGGAGAACTTTGAAGATCTCCAAATTCATTCAAATTTTCTGACCTCTTTTGGTCGTGCTATCCTTTCCCACAAACGATGTGTGCTAAGGTCCCCTCCGGCGAGACGCCGGCCAGTACTGAGGAATCGACGTCCGTCATTCGGATCATCCACAGGTCCATCGGCCCGATTCTACTGGCGCTCCTCCCGCTGATCCTGTTGGTGGGGACGGCGGCCGCACAGTCGGATCCGGGGAGCGCATTCTGCGACTCGAACATGGCCGACACCATCCAGAATATCTTCACCATCATCCAGTTCGGTGGGCCGCTCATCGGCGGCGTCCTCGCGCTCGGAGCGACGGTGGCGATCCCGTTCACCCGTCGCTCGGACTGGAAGAAGGAGATGAAATCTGTCCGGAATCAGGGCCTGCTCTGGGGCGTGATCGTCGCCCCTCTCGGGACGGAGATCGTCCAGTTCATCCTGAACAACATCGTGGTCGGTGGCACGAGTTGTGGGTTCTAACTACGCAACAGGATTCGCACTCGTCATGTCCGCCGTCCTCGTCGCATCGACAGCCGCCGTTCCAGTGGGCGCCCATCCCCCGAATAGTACTGACCACGGCGTTCCGGAGGAGACCTTTCACAAACTGTGGTCGGGGGATCAAGACGGTGCGACCGACGGTGCGAATCTGAGTAACGGGTCGGCGGTCGAGCAGCTTGGCGAGGGGACCGATGTCCCGTTCGATTCGCCCCCGCGGGCAGTCGAGCAATGGAACCGGGGCGACCACCAGGAGTTCCCGGCGACCAACAGCTCCGTGTCGATCCATCCACCAGATGCGGACCTCACCAGCGACCAGTTCAT includes:
- the xseA gene encoding exodeoxyribonuclease VII large subunit, producing the protein MADAPDTERQAVEPDAKEVLSVSQLNDRIASVVEDAPALDGVRCIGEVTDLHKNSTALYFTLTDGDAELPCMIWANRYRKMDAELEDGTEVILEGDIDYWTEGGKIDLKPWEVIVVGDGDQAAAVERLRSELEERGWFDDEQKQRPPAFPERVGVVTSLRGDARYDIQSAIHEQDPTVDILVKDATVQGSEAPTSIANGIHHLDRSEDVDSIIVGRGGGSDSNLQAFNTERVAEAIFTANTPIVTAIGHTDDRLIADRVADMAAITPTAAGEYIAKSRNDFLASDIDPLEQQLEAAYETFEQEHEHEQELAEAVEEATAPEGLSPVYYKVAIVVLLVLLLLITALWLGVI
- a CDS encoding DUF1931 domain-containing protein, whose translation is MSDLIVKAAVKDALSDNNVSADFYDALNEEVAELLDDAAERAEANDRKTVQPRDL
- the xseB gene encoding exodeoxyribonuclease VII small subunit, whose product is MAKDSDIRSRMNRIEEIIDQLDADEVSLNEGSELYEEGQELLTEIRERLHEGQGEVIEIE